In a single window of the Micromonospora inositola genome:
- the yajC gene encoding preprotein translocase subunit YajC, giving the protein MIALLFGVMYFMMIRPQQKRRREAEQMQSELGQGDEVVTIGGLYGTVTEVDDDTVLLEVAPGVQTRYARPAIARVTTRAERPEATEPVAEEADAVKE; this is encoded by the coding sequence ATGATCGCCCTGCTCTTCGGCGTCATGTACTTCATGATGATCCGCCCCCAGCAGAAGCGCCGCCGTGAGGCCGAGCAGATGCAGTCCGAGCTCGGCCAGGGCGACGAGGTGGTGACCATCGGCGGCCTCTACGGCACGGTCACCGAGGTGGACGACGACACCGTTCTGCTCGAGGTCGCCCCCGGCGTCCAGACCCGGTACGCCCGGCCGGCCATCGCGCGGGTGACCACCCGGGCCGAGCGCCCGGAGGCGACCGAGCCGGTGGCCGAGGAAGCCGACGCCGTCAAGGAGTGA
- the secD gene encoding protein translocase subunit SecD produces the protein MAPPQGQMRPGRQLAVLGFIFVVLYLLVFFSGGASGGWKDRLEPRLGQDLIGGTRVALEATNSVDGKPPTAANLEEARQIIENRVNGYGVAEAEVVTEGNRNIVISLPGVNRDLTDVGSAAELRFRKVLKATDGSGAAAAPAPTASATPAPSGSATPNPSGSASPKPSASAPKATASPSAGGQGGMAPTPSASAAAPTPSASAAAPTPSASAAAPTPSASAAAPSPSASPEPVPQSVEQQRKAVEQKVGPAAWAAGTALKAPADVSADPSLVEKLKPFGALSPQEIAVLPVDMQFNVPTITCAQLDKRPPASIKDEKQRAVACESGAKYLLDVAKVVGTDVKDASAQLDQTSSWVVSLNFTGKGQEHWTNLTREAFNNEGQACDQTALGQDGKCRVAVVLDNQIVSSPEIQGVLTGDSQITGNFDNKAANALASQLRYGALPVTFVQQEKQNVTATLGESQLRAGLLAAGIGMLLVIIYSFFYYRLLGSVIFLSLVLSALLVFGALVVLGRSIGFTLTLAGIAGMIVSLGVAADSFVIYFERLKDEIREGRSPRSAVPRAWVRARRTIISANSITLMSAVVLYIVSVGTVKGFAFALGLATVLDLVVVFLFRHPIMTMFARSRAFLSPRVSGLGRALPARSAEQATVRNPRVKEA, from the coding sequence GTGGCACCACCTCAGGGACAGATGCGCCCCGGACGGCAGCTCGCCGTTCTCGGGTTCATCTTCGTCGTCCTCTATCTTTTGGTGTTCTTCTCGGGCGGCGCCAGCGGTGGCTGGAAGGACCGGCTGGAGCCGCGGCTCGGCCAGGACCTGATCGGCGGCACCCGGGTGGCGCTCGAGGCCACCAACAGCGTGGACGGCAAGCCTCCGACGGCCGCCAACCTCGAGGAGGCGCGCCAGATCATCGAGAACCGGGTCAACGGCTACGGCGTGGCCGAGGCCGAGGTGGTCACCGAGGGCAACCGGAACATCGTCATCTCCCTGCCCGGTGTGAACCGGGACCTGACCGACGTCGGCAGCGCCGCCGAGCTGCGGTTCCGCAAGGTGCTCAAGGCGACCGACGGCAGTGGCGCGGCCGCCGCCCCGGCGCCGACCGCCAGCGCGACCCCGGCCCCGTCCGGCAGCGCGACGCCGAACCCGTCGGGCAGCGCCTCCCCGAAGCCGTCGGCCAGCGCCCCGAAGGCCACCGCGTCGCCGAGCGCTGGCGGGCAGGGCGGGATGGCCCCGACGCCGAGTGCCAGCGCCGCCGCACCGACGCCGAGTGCCAGCGCCGCCGCACCGACGCCGAGTGCCAGCGCCGCCGCACCGACGCCGTCGGCGAGCGCCGCCGCGCCGTCGCCGAGCGCCAGCCCGGAGCCGGTGCCGCAGAGCGTCGAGCAGCAGCGCAAGGCCGTCGAGCAGAAGGTCGGCCCGGCCGCGTGGGCCGCCGGCACCGCCCTGAAGGCCCCGGCCGACGTCTCCGCCGACCCGTCGCTGGTCGAGAAGCTGAAGCCCTTCGGCGCGCTCTCCCCGCAGGAGATCGCGGTGCTGCCGGTGGACATGCAGTTCAACGTCCCGACCATCACCTGCGCTCAGCTCGACAAGCGGCCGCCGGCCTCGATCAAGGACGAGAAGCAGCGGGCCGTCGCCTGCGAGAGCGGCGCGAAGTACCTGCTGGACGTGGCGAAGGTGGTCGGCACCGACGTCAAGGACGCCTCCGCCCAGCTCGACCAGACCAGCTCCTGGGTGGTCAGCCTGAACTTCACCGGCAAGGGGCAGGAGCACTGGACCAACCTGACCCGCGAGGCGTTCAACAACGAGGGCCAGGCCTGCGACCAGACCGCCCTCGGGCAGGACGGCAAGTGCCGCGTCGCGGTGGTCCTGGACAACCAGATCGTCTCCTCGCCGGAGATCCAGGGCGTGCTGACCGGCGACTCGCAGATCACCGGCAACTTCGACAACAAGGCCGCCAACGCGCTGGCCAGCCAGCTGCGCTACGGCGCGCTGCCGGTGACCTTCGTGCAGCAGGAGAAGCAGAACGTGACGGCCACACTGGGCGAGAGCCAGCTGCGGGCCGGTCTGCTCGCCGCCGGCATCGGCATGCTGCTGGTCATCATCTACTCGTTCTTCTACTACCGGCTGCTCGGCTCGGTGATCTTCCTGAGCCTGGTGCTCTCCGCGCTGCTGGTCTTCGGCGCGCTGGTGGTGCTCGGCCGGTCGATCGGCTTCACCCTCACCCTCGCCGGCATCGCCGGCATGATCGTCTCGCTCGGTGTGGCGGCGGACTCGTTCGTCATCTACTTCGAGCGCCTCAAGGACGAGATCCGCGAGGGTCGCAGCCCGCGCAGCGCCGTGCCCCGTGCCTGGGTCCGGGCCCGCCGGACGATCATCTCGGCGAACTCCATCACCCTGATGTCCGCCGTGGTGCTGTACATCGTCTCGGTCGGCACGGTGAAGGGCTTCGCCTTCGCCCTCGGCCTGGCGACCGTGCTCGACCTGGTGGTCGTCTTCCTCTTCCGTCACCCGATCATGACGATGTTCGCCCGGAGCCGGGCGTTCCTGTCCCCGCGGGTCAGCGGCCTCGGTCGGGCCCTGCCGGCCCGGTCGGCCGAGCAGGCCACCGTCCGTAACCCGCGCGTCAAGGAGGCCTGA
- a CDS encoding adenine phosphoribosyltransferase translates to MTETHSTGVRGDSGPEVARLVASRVLDVPDFPKPGVKFKDLMPLFADGDVFREVIDGIVTYHGRDSFDAVVGIEARGFVIAAAIAYATGVGVVPVRKAGKLPRPAYSVSYDLEYGEATLEVHQDAFTAGHRVLVVDDVLATGGTAEATLDLVERAGGTVAGFTVLLELAFLKGRERLAPRPVHALLTV, encoded by the coding sequence GTGACGGAGACCCACAGCACCGGGGTACGGGGAGACAGCGGCCCGGAGGTCGCCCGGCTGGTGGCCAGCCGGGTGCTGGACGTGCCGGACTTCCCGAAGCCCGGCGTCAAGTTCAAGGACCTGATGCCGCTCTTCGCCGACGGTGACGTGTTCCGCGAGGTGATCGACGGGATCGTCACGTACCACGGGCGTGACTCGTTCGACGCGGTGGTCGGCATCGAGGCGCGCGGCTTCGTGATCGCCGCCGCCATCGCGTACGCCACCGGGGTCGGCGTGGTGCCGGTGCGCAAGGCCGGCAAGCTGCCCCGCCCCGCGTACTCGGTCTCCTACGACCTGGAGTACGGCGAGGCGACCCTGGAGGTGCACCAGGACGCCTTCACCGCCGGACACCGGGTGCTGGTCGTCGACGACGTGCTCGCCACCGGCGGCACCGCCGAGGCCACCCTCGACCTGGTGGAGCGGGCCGGCGGCACGGTCGCCGGTTTCACCGTGCTGCTGGAGCTGGCCTTCCTGAAGGGGCGGGAGCGGCTCGCCCCGCGTCCGGTCCATGCCTTGCTGACCGTTTGA
- the ruvC gene encoding crossover junction endodeoxyribonuclease RuvC codes for MRVLGVDPGLTRCGVGVVEGVPGRPCTLVAYYVVYTDPADDLPLRLLHLDRSLTDLVAEHRPDAVAVERVFSQHNVRTVMGTAQASGIAVLAGARAGLPVQTYTPSEVKAAVTGSGQADKAQMTAMVTRLLRLAEPPKPADAADALALAICHVWRGGTRSKLAAAAERARRGGA; via the coding sequence GTGCGCGTGCTCGGCGTCGACCCGGGGCTGACCCGGTGCGGGGTCGGCGTGGTCGAGGGCGTGCCGGGGCGGCCCTGCACGCTGGTCGCCTACTACGTCGTCTACACCGACCCGGCCGACGATCTGCCGCTGCGCCTGCTGCACCTGGACCGCTCGCTGACCGACCTGGTGGCCGAGCATCGGCCGGACGCGGTCGCCGTCGAGCGGGTGTTCAGCCAGCACAACGTCCGCACCGTGATGGGCACCGCCCAGGCCAGTGGGATCGCCGTGCTCGCCGGGGCGCGCGCCGGGCTGCCCGTGCAGACGTACACCCCGAGCGAGGTCAAGGCGGCGGTGACCGGCTCCGGTCAGGCCGACAAGGCGCAGATGACGGCGATGGTGACCCGACTGCTGCGGCTGGCCGAGCCGCCGAAGCCGGCCGACGCCGCCGACGCCCTGGCCCTGGCCATCTGCCACGTGTGGCGGGGCGGGACCCGATCGAAGCTGGCCGCCGCGGCCGAGCGGGCACGACGAGGAGGAGCGTGA
- the ruvA gene encoding Holliday junction branch migration protein RuvA: MIASVRGTVTATGPDHAVVEVGGIGLAVQCAPGTLAELRVGQPAWLATSLVVREDSLTLYGFADDDAKQLFELLQTASGVGPRLAQAVLAVHTPDAVRKAIANADTAALTRVPGIGKKGAERLVLELRDRIGPVPIGVDGAAGVTGGAWPEQVRQALVGLGWTSAQAEQAVAAVGETVDGETPPVPVLLKQAIRLLGRTR, from the coding sequence ATGATCGCCAGCGTGCGCGGCACGGTGACCGCGACCGGTCCCGACCATGCGGTGGTGGAGGTCGGCGGGATCGGCCTGGCGGTGCAGTGCGCCCCCGGCACCCTCGCCGAGCTGCGGGTCGGCCAGCCGGCCTGGCTGGCCACCAGCCTGGTCGTCCGGGAGGACTCGCTCACCCTGTACGGCTTCGCCGACGACGACGCCAAGCAGCTCTTCGAGCTGCTCCAGACCGCCAGCGGGGTCGGCCCGCGGCTGGCCCAGGCGGTGCTCGCCGTGCACACCCCGGACGCGGTCCGCAAGGCCATCGCCAACGCCGACACCGCCGCGCTGACCCGGGTGCCGGGCATCGGCAAGAAGGGCGCCGAGCGGCTGGTCCTCGAGCTGCGCGACCGGATCGGTCCGGTGCCGATCGGCGTCGACGGCGCGGCCGGGGTGACCGGCGGCGCCTGGCCCGAGCAGGTCCGCCAGGCGCTGGTCGGGCTCGGCTGGACCAGCGCCCAGGCCGAGCAGGCGGTGGCCGCGGTCGGGGAGACCGTCGACGGGGAGACCCCGCCGGTGCCGGTCCTGCTCAAGCAGGCCATCCGCCTCCTGGGCCGCACGCGATGA
- a CDS encoding 3-hydroxybutyrate dehydrogenase, with amino-acid sequence MTAEPVAVPHVVRVDLSGRSALVTGGGSGIGRACALRLAAAGASVLVVDRNVEAAKAVAAEAGGRAEGIDLADPVAVDRLETAIDIVVNNAGLQHVAPVQDFSRERFEYLHRVMVEAPFLLIRRVLPHMYANGWGRIVNISSVHGLRASPYKAAYVSAKHALEGLSKVVALEGAAHGVTANCINPAYVRTALVESQIADQAASHGIGEDEVVEKIMLARAAIKRLIEPEEVAELVAYLCSPPAAFITGASIALDGGWTAN; translated from the coding sequence ATGACGGCAGAACCCGTGGCGGTCCCCCACGTCGTACGCGTCGACCTCTCCGGTCGTAGCGCCCTGGTGACCGGTGGTGGCAGCGGCATCGGCCGGGCCTGCGCGCTGCGCCTGGCGGCGGCCGGCGCGAGCGTGCTGGTGGTCGACCGGAACGTGGAGGCGGCCAAGGCGGTGGCCGCCGAGGCGGGTGGCCGGGCCGAGGGGATCGACCTGGCCGACCCGGTCGCCGTGGATCGGCTCGAGACCGCCATCGACATCGTGGTGAACAACGCCGGCCTCCAGCACGTGGCGCCGGTCCAGGACTTCTCCAGGGAGCGCTTCGAGTACCTGCACCGGGTGATGGTGGAGGCGCCGTTCCTGCTCATCCGGCGGGTGCTGCCGCACATGTACGCCAACGGCTGGGGTCGGATCGTCAACATCTCCTCGGTGCACGGGCTGCGCGCCTCGCCGTACAAGGCGGCGTACGTGTCGGCCAAGCACGCCCTGGAGGGGCTGTCGAAGGTGGTCGCGCTGGAGGGCGCGGCGCACGGGGTGACGGCCAACTGCATCAACCCGGCGTACGTCCGGACGGCGCTGGTGGAGAGCCAGATCGCCGACCAGGCCGCCAGCCACGGCATCGGCGAGGACGAGGTGGTCGAGAAGATCATGCTGGCCCGGGCGGCGATCAAGCGGCTGATCGAGCCCGAGGAGGTGGCGGAACTGGTGGCGTACCTGTGCTCCCCGCCGGCCGCCTTCATCACCGGCGCCTCGATCGCCCTCGACGGGGGCTGGACGGCCAACTAG
- the secF gene encoding protein translocase subunit SecF produces the protein MAKSGLASRLYRGEADLNIVGRRKLWFGVAAALVLIAVLSFAVRGFSLGIEFAGGTSLQVPASVGTLDETEQQVNDVLRTKGGGAEVATAQKVGGTNGDSYEMRTSELTPQQSNEVKTEIAQKFGLKFEQVGANQVSASFGGQVTERALLGLVIFLVVVAIYLILRFEWRMAVAAISSLFMNLILTAGIYSMVGFEVTPSTIIGFLTILGFALYDVVVVFDKVQENTRGITANNNLTYGEASNLALNQSLMRSLNTSVVALLPVGGLLFIGAGLLGAGTLKDLGLVLFVGMAVAFLTSILLATPLLVLLKNQDPRISAHNKRVLARRGAVARGEVAPKGAPRAAEAGEAAIDPEAAALAGSAPKVGVRPAGKRPTGARGGRPGGGGNRPGGAKRR, from the coding sequence ATGGCTAAGAGTGGTCTGGCGTCCCGGCTCTACCGGGGCGAGGCCGATCTCAACATCGTCGGTCGGCGCAAGCTGTGGTTCGGTGTCGCCGCCGCGCTGGTGCTGATCGCCGTGCTGAGCTTCGCCGTGCGCGGCTTCAGCCTGGGCATCGAGTTCGCCGGCGGCACCTCGCTCCAGGTGCCGGCCAGCGTCGGCACCCTGGACGAGACCGAGCAGCAGGTGAACGACGTGCTGCGGACCAAGGGTGGCGGCGCCGAGGTGGCCACCGCGCAGAAGGTCGGCGGCACCAACGGCGACTCGTACGAGATGCGCACCTCGGAGCTGACGCCCCAGCAGTCGAACGAGGTGAAGACCGAGATCGCCCAGAAGTTCGGGCTCAAGTTCGAGCAGGTCGGCGCGAACCAGGTCAGTGCGTCGTTCGGTGGCCAGGTGACCGAACGTGCGCTGCTCGGCCTGGTCATCTTCCTCGTGGTGGTGGCGATCTACCTGATCCTGCGCTTCGAGTGGCGGATGGCCGTCGCCGCGATCAGCTCGCTGTTCATGAACCTGATCCTCACCGCCGGCATCTACTCGATGGTCGGCTTCGAGGTCACCCCGTCGACGATCATCGGCTTCCTCACCATCCTGGGCTTCGCGCTGTACGACGTGGTGGTGGTCTTCGACAAGGTTCAGGAGAACACCCGGGGCATCACCGCGAACAACAACCTGACCTACGGCGAGGCGTCCAACCTGGCTCTGAACCAGAGCCTGATGCGGTCCCTGAACACCTCGGTGGTCGCCCTGCTCCCGGTCGGCGGCCTGCTCTTCATCGGCGCCGGCCTGTTGGGCGCGGGCACGCTGAAGGACCTCGGTCTGGTGCTCTTCGTGGGTATGGCGGTGGCGTTCCTGACCTCCATCCTGCTGGCCACCCCGCTGCTGGTGCTGCTGAAGAACCAGGACCCGCGGATCAGCGCGCACAACAAGCGGGTGCTGGCCCGCCGCGGCGCGGTCGCCCGGGGCGAGGTGGCCCCGAAGGGCGCGCCGCGGGCCGCCGAGGCCGGCGAGGCGGCCATCGACCCGGAGGCGGCGGCGCTGGCCGGCTCGGCGCCGAAGGTGGGCGTCCGACCGGCCGGCAAGCGCCCGACCGGCGCCCGGGGCGGTCGTCCCGGCGGCGGGGGCAACCGGCCGGGCGGCGCCAAGCGCCGCTGA
- a CDS encoding helix-turn-helix domain-containing protein — MSLMSSPVEFLELLAREAAAVEFEGPLVAARAAGLPAERLAELEQAKVVALRVRALLERRRRREIELSGLYDTASDLAGLRDLDDVLRAIVHRARILLGTDVAYMTLNDDERGDTYMRVTDGSISARFQRLRLEMGDGLGGLVAQTGTPYVTSNYQEDERFKHTGEIDGGVGEEGLVAILGVPLRLGSSVIGVLYAANRSARPFAREEVSLLVSLAAHAAVAIDTARLLAETRSALAELSGANGTIRAHSSSVERAAAAHDRMTALVLRGGGVEDVAAAVTDVLGGALLALDAEGRQLARVGEIDEPDRADMVEAVAASRTEGRSVRRGPLWYAAVVAGAENLGALVLRPDGELVDADQRILERAALVTALLLLFRRTVAEAEGRVRGELLDDLIARPLRDADALRSRARRLGVDLDAPHVLVAVGDDAIAATGSARQRVLSWATTYASTRSGLAAARDGRVVLMLPGRDAGGSARAVARDLSRVTGRPVTAGASGPSAGPASLATTFAEAERCLTALGALGRSGQGASTAELGFVGLLLGAVGDSGDRDVARFLTTTVGPVVDYDARRGTALVKTLEAYFGVGGSLARAAELLHVHVNTVTQRLERVGQLLGADWQKPERALEVQLALRLHRLRTPTG; from the coding sequence ATGTCGCTCATGTCGTCACCGGTCGAGTTCCTGGAGCTGCTGGCCCGGGAGGCCGCCGCGGTCGAGTTCGAGGGGCCGCTGGTGGCCGCCCGGGCCGCCGGCCTGCCGGCCGAGCGGCTCGCCGAGCTGGAGCAGGCGAAGGTGGTGGCGCTGCGCGTCCGCGCGCTGCTGGAACGCCGGCGCCGCCGGGAGATCGAGCTCTCCGGCCTGTACGACACGGCGAGCGACCTGGCCGGGCTGCGCGACCTGGACGACGTGCTGCGCGCGATCGTGCACCGGGCGCGGATCCTGCTCGGCACCGACGTGGCCTACATGACGCTCAACGACGACGAGCGCGGCGACACGTACATGCGGGTCACCGACGGCTCGATCTCGGCGCGCTTCCAGCGGCTGCGGCTGGAGATGGGCGACGGCCTGGGCGGCCTGGTGGCGCAGACCGGCACCCCGTACGTCACCTCCAACTACCAGGAGGACGAGCGGTTCAAGCACACCGGGGAGATCGACGGCGGGGTCGGCGAGGAGGGCCTGGTCGCCATCCTCGGCGTGCCGCTGCGGCTCGGCTCCAGCGTGATCGGCGTGCTGTACGCGGCCAACCGGTCGGCCCGGCCGTTCGCCCGGGAGGAGGTGTCGCTGCTGGTGTCGCTCGCGGCGCACGCGGCGGTGGCGATCGACACCGCCCGGCTGCTCGCGGAGACCCGCTCGGCGCTGGCGGAGCTGTCCGGGGCGAACGGCACCATCCGGGCGCACAGCAGCTCGGTGGAGCGGGCGGCCGCGGCCCACGACCGGATGACCGCGCTGGTGCTGCGCGGCGGCGGGGTGGAGGACGTGGCGGCCGCGGTGACGGACGTGCTGGGCGGGGCCCTGCTGGCGCTGGACGCCGAGGGACGCCAGCTCGCCCGGGTCGGGGAGATCGACGAGCCGGACCGGGCGGACATGGTGGAGGCGGTGGCCGCGTCGCGTACCGAGGGACGCAGCGTGCGCCGGGGGCCGCTCTGGTACGCCGCGGTGGTGGCGGGCGCGGAGAACCTGGGCGCGCTGGTGCTGCGCCCGGACGGCGAGCTGGTCGACGCGGACCAGCGGATCCTGGAGCGCGCCGCGCTGGTCACCGCGCTGTTGCTGCTGTTCCGCCGGACCGTCGCCGAGGCGGAGGGGCGGGTCCGGGGCGAGCTGCTCGACGACCTGATCGCCCGGCCGCTGCGCGACGCCGACGCGCTGCGCAGCCGGGCCCGCCGCCTCGGGGTGGACCTGGACGCCCCGCACGTGCTGGTGGCGGTCGGCGACGACGCGATCGCCGCGACCGGCTCGGCCCGGCAGCGGGTGCTCTCCTGGGCCACCACGTACGCCTCGACCCGCAGTGGGCTGGCGGCGGCGCGCGACGGTCGGGTGGTGCTGATGCTGCCCGGGCGGGACGCCGGCGGCAGCGCCCGGGCGGTGGCCCGGGACCTGTCCCGGGTGACCGGCCGCCCGGTGACCGCCGGCGCCAGCGGCCCGTCGGCCGGTCCGGCGTCGCTGGCCACCACCTTCGCCGAGGCGGAGCGCTGCCTCACCGCGCTGGGCGCGCTGGGCCGCTCCGGGCAGGGCGCGAGCACGGCCGAGCTGGGCTTCGTCGGGCTGCTGCTCGGCGCGGTCGGCGACTCCGGCGACCGGGACGTGGCCCGGTTCCTCACCACCACGGTGGGGCCGGTGGTCGACTACGACGCCCGGCGGGGCACCGCGCTGGTGAAGACCCTCGAGGCGTACTTCGGGGTGGGCGGCAGCCTGGCCCGCGCGGCGGAACTGCTGCACGTGCACGTCAACACGGTGACCCAGCGGTTGGAGCGGGTGGGGCAGCTGCTCGGCGCGGACTGGCAGAAGCCGGAGCGGGCGCTGGAGGTGCAGCTGGCGCTGCGCCTGCACCGCCTGCGTACGCCCACCGGTTGA
- the ruvB gene encoding Holliday junction branch migration DNA helicase RuvB, with amino-acid sequence MTGENLVSAYVSDAELDAEASVRPKRLSEFIAQDRVRDQLDLLLQGAMRRGSPPDHILLSGPPGLGKTSLANIVAAELGAGIRVTSGPAIERSGDLAAIVTSLAEGDVLFIDEIHRIAKPAEELLYSAMEDFRVDVVVGKGPGATAIPLDVEPFTLVGATTRSGLLTGPMRDRFGFVAHLDFYAPADLETLLRRSARILGVPITEEGAAEIAGRSRGTPRIANRLLRRVRDFAEVRADGVVTLETARAALTVYDVDALGLDRLDRAVLTALVDSFRGGPVGLSTLAVAVGEQPDTVEEVCEPFLVRAGLLARTPRGRVATEAAWRHLGRTPPNGTFGTDAPSVPDLFSAQPDQP; translated from the coding sequence ATGACGGGGGAGAACCTGGTCTCGGCGTACGTCAGCGACGCCGAACTCGACGCTGAGGCCAGCGTCCGGCCGAAGCGCCTCTCCGAGTTCATCGCGCAGGACAGGGTCCGGGACCAGCTCGACCTGCTGCTGCAGGGCGCGATGCGGCGCGGCTCCCCGCCGGATCACATCCTGCTGTCCGGACCTCCTGGCCTCGGCAAGACCAGTCTGGCCAACATCGTCGCCGCGGAGCTGGGCGCCGGCATCCGGGTGACCAGCGGCCCGGCGATCGAGCGCTCCGGCGACCTGGCGGCCATCGTGACCAGCCTCGCCGAGGGCGACGTGCTCTTCATCGACGAGATCCACCGGATCGCCAAGCCGGCGGAGGAGCTGCTCTACAGCGCGATGGAGGACTTCCGGGTCGACGTGGTGGTCGGCAAGGGTCCGGGCGCCACCGCCATCCCGCTCGACGTCGAGCCGTTCACGCTGGTCGGCGCGACCACCCGGTCCGGTCTGCTCACCGGGCCGATGCGGGACCGCTTCGGCTTCGTGGCCCACCTCGACTTCTACGCCCCGGCCGACCTGGAGACGCTGCTGCGCCGCTCGGCGCGGATCCTCGGCGTGCCGATCACCGAGGAGGGCGCGGCCGAGATCGCCGGCCGGTCCCGGGGCACCCCGCGGATCGCCAACCGACTGCTGCGCCGGGTGCGGGACTTCGCCGAGGTCCGGGCCGACGGCGTGGTCACCCTGGAGACCGCCCGGGCCGCGCTGACCGTGTACGACGTCGACGCGCTGGGCCTGGACCGGCTGGACCGGGCGGTGCTGACCGCGCTGGTCGACTCGTTCCGGGGCGGCCCGGTCGGGCTCTCCACCCTCGCGGTGGCGGTGGGGGAGCAGCCGGACACCGTCGAGGAGGTCTGCGAGCCGTTCCTGGTCCGGGCGGGGCTGCTGGCGCGCACGCCGCGGGGCCGGGTCGCGACCGAGGCCGCCTGGCGCCATCTGGGGCGTACGCCGCCGAATGGTACATTTGGCACCGATGCCCCGTCCGTGCCCGATCTCTTCTCCGCACAGCCCGATCAGCCGTGA
- a CDS encoding TetR/AcrR family transcriptional regulator, whose amino-acid sequence MSDMTSTADAPRSPGRPRSLRADEAIIEATLDLLAEGSSIETLSIEAIAARAGVGKATIYRRWSGKDALLVDALRRLKGILPQPAGHSVRDDLVLLVGAVGHNIDPRAAKIMPCLVPEVNRSPDQFQLYQNIIEPRRKLMREVLRRGVASGELQADLDIELTMALLTGPMLIQRVLRWHPELDDRILPDRIVDAVLDGIRAR is encoded by the coding sequence ATGTCTGACATGACTTCCACCGCCGATGCTCCGCGGTCGCCCGGGCGACCGCGGAGCCTCCGCGCGGACGAAGCCATCATCGAGGCGACCCTCGACCTGCTCGCCGAGGGCAGCAGCATCGAGACGCTCTCCATCGAGGCGATCGCCGCCCGCGCCGGCGTCGGCAAGGCCACCATCTACCGCCGCTGGTCCGGCAAGGACGCCCTGCTGGTCGACGCGCTGCGCCGGCTCAAGGGCATCCTGCCGCAGCCCGCCGGCCACTCCGTCCGGGACGACCTGGTGCTGCTGGTCGGCGCGGTCGGGCACAACATCGACCCCCGGGCCGCCAAGATCATGCCCTGCCTGGTGCCCGAGGTGAACCGCAGCCCGGACCAGTTCCAGCTCTACCAGAACATCATCGAGCCCCGGCGGAAGCTGATGCGCGAGGTCCTGCGTCGGGGCGTCGCCAGCGGCGAATTGCAGGCCGACCTCGACATCGAGCTCACGATGGCGCTGCTCACCGGGCCGATGCTGATCCAGCGGGTGCTGCGCTGGCACCCCGAGCTCGACGACCGCATTCTGCCCGATCGGATCGTCGATGCCGTCCTCGACGGCATCCGCGCCCGCTGA